Proteins found in one Micromonospora sp. WMMD1082 genomic segment:
- a CDS encoding helix-turn-helix domain-containing protein, which yields MTGRERRDHNAVPIGRRVAELRAHRGMSQQVFADRLGKSKSWVDKIERGVRTLDRYSVIQDIATVLRLDPAALLGPRQPLPGTPRADGIDAVRAALARYHHQPCQAMPPDQARQHIAHAWLAYQRAHYTQLLRALPALLGTARGTPALLLPAYRITASILTKLGEADLAWLAADRAVTTADGNPTGTGTATIAVAQALRALGRDDLALTAAVVATTTPAHHTVRGTLLLQAGLAAAGCDDRRNAGDLIDHAAELADRRTDDSDPHHTSFGPTTVQLARFLAALHLGDIAEAVYRHEDAIRRDGWRRLPPEHRAAHLVDAARTYLHAGDYTAAARALVDADVIAPAEIRCRPTVRTLVADLARSGPATASVARLATIVGLTR from the coding sequence ATGACCGGCCGGGAGCGGCGCGACCACAACGCGGTGCCGATCGGGCGGCGGGTGGCGGAGCTGCGGGCCCACCGAGGCATGAGTCAGCAGGTCTTCGCCGACCGGCTCGGCAAGTCGAAGAGCTGGGTCGACAAGATCGAACGCGGCGTACGCACCCTCGATCGCTACTCCGTGATCCAGGACATCGCCACCGTCCTCCGCCTCGACCCGGCGGCCCTACTCGGCCCCCGCCAGCCGCTGCCGGGGACACCCCGTGCGGACGGAATCGACGCGGTCCGCGCCGCCCTCGCCCGCTACCACCACCAGCCCTGCCAGGCCATGCCGCCGGATCAGGCACGCCAGCACATCGCCCATGCCTGGCTGGCCTACCAGCGTGCCCACTACACCCAACTCCTGCGTGCCCTGCCCGCCCTGCTCGGCACCGCCCGTGGCACACCGGCCCTGCTGCTGCCCGCCTACCGGATCACCGCTTCGATACTGACCAAGCTCGGCGAAGCCGACCTCGCCTGGCTCGCCGCCGACCGGGCCGTGACCACCGCCGACGGAAATCCCACCGGAACCGGCACCGCCACCATCGCCGTCGCCCAGGCCCTGCGTGCTCTCGGCCGCGACGACCTCGCGCTCACCGCCGCCGTCGTCGCCACCACCACCCCGGCGCACCACACGGTACGGGGAACCCTGCTGCTCCAGGCCGGACTTGCCGCCGCCGGCTGCGACGACCGCCGCAACGCCGGGGACCTGATCGACCACGCCGCCGAGCTGGCCGATCGGCGTACCGACGACAGCGACCCGCACCACACCTCGTTCGGGCCCACCACCGTGCAGTTGGCCCGCTTCCTCGCCGCCCTGCATCTCGGCGACATCGCCGAAGCGGTGTACCGCCACGAGGATGCCATTCGCCGCGACGGCTGGCGCCGGTTACCCCCCGAACACCGGGCCGCCCACCTCGTCGACGCCGCCCGCACGTACCTGCACGCCGGCGACTACACCGCAGCCGCACGGGCACTCGTCGACGCCGACGTCATCGCGCCCGCCGAGATACGCTGTCGGCCCACCGTCCGTACCCTCGTCGCCGACCTCGCCCGCAGCGGCCCGGCAACCGCCAGCGTGGCCCGGCTGGCAACCATCGTCGGGCTCACCCGGTGA
- a CDS encoding Fic family protein, with product MADSYYPTLTDIVQIARKIGVGVRDAGLIESAVARPRTSLFGEDAYPDLWAKAAALLHSLVNNHPFLDGNKRIGWIATVAFLLQNRAVTVAQLDGIDQDAAYDLVIAVAESGLTEVDQISAALRKLF from the coding sequence ATGGCGGACAGCTACTACCCAACGCTCACCGACATCGTTCAGATCGCCCGCAAGATCGGTGTCGGGGTCCGTGACGCAGGGCTAATCGAATCGGCCGTCGCCCGGCCCCGGACCAGCCTGTTCGGCGAGGATGCCTACCCGGATCTATGGGCCAAGGCGGCCGCGTTGCTGCACTCGCTGGTCAACAACCATCCGTTCCTGGACGGCAACAAACGCATCGGCTGGATCGCGACCGTCGCATTCCTGCTCCAGAACCGCGCCGTCACCGTCGCCCAGCTCGACGGTATCGACCAGGACGCCGCGTATGACCTGGTCATCGCGGTAGCGGAAAGCGGGCTGACCGAGGTCGACCAGATTTCGGCGGCGCTGCGAAAGCTCTTCTGA
- a CDS encoding response regulator transcription factor: MSRVLVVEDEESFSDALSYMLRKEGFEVSVAATGTSALTEFDRTGADIVLLDLMLPEMSGTEVCRQLRQRSHVPIIMVTARDSEIDKVVGLEIGADDYVTKPYSPRELVARIRAVLRRQSPEAPESGAPTLAAGPVRMDIERHVVTVDGGAVQLPLKEFELLELLLRNAGRVLTRGQLIDRVWGADYVGDTKTLDVHVKRLRSKIEPEPSTPRHIVTVRGLGYKFEP, translated from the coding sequence TTGAGCCGTGTTCTGGTGGTCGAGGACGAGGAGTCGTTCTCCGACGCCCTGTCGTACATGCTCCGCAAGGAGGGGTTCGAGGTGTCCGTGGCCGCCACGGGTACGTCGGCCCTCACCGAGTTCGACCGGACCGGCGCCGACATCGTCCTGCTCGACCTGATGCTGCCCGAGATGTCCGGTACCGAGGTGTGCCGGCAGCTGCGCCAGCGCTCGCACGTGCCGATCATCATGGTCACCGCCCGGGACAGCGAGATCGACAAGGTGGTCGGCCTGGAGATCGGCGCCGACGACTACGTGACCAAGCCGTACTCCCCGCGGGAACTGGTCGCCCGGATCCGGGCGGTGCTGCGCCGGCAGAGCCCGGAGGCGCCCGAGTCGGGCGCGCCGACGCTGGCCGCCGGCCCGGTCCGGATGGACATCGAGCGGCACGTGGTGACCGTCGACGGTGGCGCGGTGCAGCTGCCGCTCAAGGAGTTCGAGCTGCTCGAACTGCTGCTGCGCAACGCCGGCCGGGTGCTCACCCGGGGCCAGTTGATCGACCGGGTCTGGGGTGCCGACTACGTGGGCGACACCAAGACCCTGGACGTGCACGTCAAGCGACTGCGCTCGAAGATCGAGCCGGAGCCGTCCACCCCGCGCCACATCGTCACGGTGCGCGGTCTCGGCTACAAGTTCGAGCCCTGA
- a CDS encoding ATP-binding protein produces MPAARRPAGSTESGWAGFRFGKGRHAIVDEVQVGLGRRAIDSLRAGVVVLDSEDVPVLVNPAARAMGLLRTGGRPGSIIAHPLIRTLAGQVRRTGVRREIELDLPRGRDNAGENPLGVHLRAMGLGGGYIAVEAADVTESHRLARVRRDFVANVSHELKTPIGALQLLAEALLDATEPADEGGPDLSEDLVAARRFAERIQHESTRLGRLVQELLELTRLQGAEPQPAPEPVAVDWVISEVVDRTRTAATARRIDVTVEAERGLTVYGSDTQLATAVANLVENAINYSGEETTVRITARAGGEQVEIAVTDQGIGIAPTDVDRIFERFYRADQARSRATGGTGLGLAIVKHIASNHGGRVDVASTLGGGSTFTLRLPARPPDDLLATLPPAGIEAGPAELRQV; encoded by the coding sequence ATGCCGGCGGCGCGCCGGCCGGCCGGCTCCACGGAAAGCGGGTGGGCCGGCTTCCGGTTCGGTAAGGGGAGGCACGCGATCGTCGACGAAGTGCAGGTCGGGCTCGGCCGCCGCGCGATCGACTCGTTGCGTGCGGGGGTCGTGGTGCTCGACTCCGAGGATGTGCCCGTGCTGGTCAACCCGGCGGCCCGGGCGATGGGGCTGCTGCGCACCGGTGGCCGGCCGGGTTCGATCATCGCGCACCCGCTGATCCGTACCCTGGCGGGCCAGGTGCGGCGCACCGGAGTGCGGCGCGAGATCGAGCTTGACCTGCCCCGGGGCCGCGACAACGCGGGGGAGAACCCGCTCGGCGTGCACCTGCGGGCGATGGGGCTGGGTGGCGGCTACATCGCGGTGGAAGCGGCCGACGTGACCGAGTCGCACCGGCTGGCCCGGGTCCGCCGTGACTTCGTGGCCAACGTCAGCCACGAGCTGAAGACCCCGATCGGCGCGCTGCAACTGCTCGCCGAGGCGCTGCTCGACGCCACCGAGCCTGCCGACGAGGGGGGACCGGATCTCTCCGAGGACCTGGTCGCCGCCCGCCGGTTCGCCGAGCGGATCCAGCACGAGTCGACCCGGTTGGGGCGGTTGGTGCAGGAACTGCTGGAGCTGACCCGACTCCAGGGCGCCGAACCGCAGCCGGCCCCCGAGCCGGTCGCCGTGGACTGGGTGATCTCCGAGGTGGTGGACCGCACCCGGACCGCCGCCACCGCCCGCCGGATCGACGTCACGGTCGAGGCCGAGCGAGGGCTGACCGTGTACGGCAGCGACACCCAGCTGGCCACCGCCGTGGCCAACCTGGTGGAGAACGCCATCAACTACTCCGGCGAGGAGACGACGGTACGCATCACCGCCCGGGCCGGCGGCGAGCAGGTGGAGATCGCGGTCACCGATCAGGGCATCGGCATCGCTCCCACCGACGTCGACCGCATCTTCGAGCGCTTCTACCGGGCCGACCAGGCCCGTTCGCGGGCGACCGGCGGCACCGGCCTCGGGCTGGCGATCGTCAAGCACATCGCGAGCAACCATGGCGGCCGGGTGGATGTGGCGAGCACTCTTGGTGGTGGGTCGACGTTCACCCTCCGGCTGCCCGCCCGCCCGCCGGACGACCTTCTGGCGACACTGCCGCCTGCTGGGATCGAGGCCGGTCCGGCCGAGCTCCGGCAGGTCTGA
- the phoU gene encoding phosphate signaling complex protein PhoU, which translates to MRDEFRAELEAVSQLLVEMAEGVRAALRQATRALLTADRSAAESVIERDAEIDGLYRQVEERVCDLLARQAPVASDLRAMITALHVAADLERMGDLADHVAKTALRRHPSPAVPAELRPVFTDMASIADRMAEKIASVLANPDADLAAELDRDDDAMDELHKGLFGVLLGADWPYGVETAIDATLLGRFYERFADHAVNSAEHVVYLITGEPVASA; encoded by the coding sequence ATGCGCGACGAGTTCCGGGCCGAACTTGAGGCCGTCAGCCAGCTGCTGGTCGAGATGGCCGAGGGAGTGCGGGCGGCGCTGCGGCAGGCGACCCGGGCACTGCTCACCGCCGACCGCAGCGCCGCCGAGTCCGTGATCGAGCGGGACGCCGAGATCGACGGACTCTACCGGCAGGTGGAGGAGCGGGTCTGCGACCTGCTGGCCCGCCAGGCACCCGTCGCCTCCGACCTGCGCGCCATGATCACCGCACTGCACGTCGCCGCCGACCTGGAACGGATGGGCGATCTGGCCGACCACGTCGCCAAGACGGCGCTGCGCCGGCACCCTTCCCCGGCCGTGCCGGCGGAGCTGCGGCCGGTCTTCACGGACATGGCGAGCATCGCCGACCGGATGGCCGAGAAGATCGCCTCGGTGCTGGCCAACCCCGACGCCGATCTCGCTGCCGAACTGGACCGCGACGACGACGCGATGGACGAGCTGCACAAGGGCCTGTTCGGGGTGCTGCTCGGCGCCGACTGGCCGTACGGCGTGGAGACCGCCATCGACGCGACCCTGCTCGGCCGCTTCTACGAGCGCTTCGCCGACCACGCCGTCAACAGCGCCGAGCACGTCGTCTACCTGATCACCGGCGAACCGGTCGCCTCCGCCTGA
- a CDS encoding phosphoglyceromutase produces MTASEGPTVGTLVLLRHGESDWNAKNLFTGWVDVDLTAKGESEARRGGELLREHDLLPDVVHTSVMRRAIRTAELALNAADRHWIAVRRSWRLNERHYGALQGKNKKQTLDEYGEEQFMLWRRSYDTPPPPIADDDEWSQVGDPRYALLPTELMPRTECLKDVVERMLPYWYDSIVPDILAGRTVLVAAHGNSLRALVKHLDQISDEAIAKLNIPTGIPLRYDLDPLLRPQTLGGTYLDPAAAKEAAAAVANQGR; encoded by the coding sequence ATGACAGCTAGCGAGGGGCCCACCGTCGGGACGCTGGTCCTGCTGCGGCACGGCGAGAGCGACTGGAACGCCAAGAACCTCTTCACCGGCTGGGTCGACGTCGACCTGACCGCGAAGGGGGAGAGCGAGGCGCGCCGCGGCGGCGAGCTGCTGCGCGAGCACGACCTGCTGCCGGACGTGGTGCACACCAGCGTGATGCGCCGCGCCATCCGCACCGCCGAGCTGGCGCTCAACGCCGCCGACCGGCACTGGATCGCGGTACGCCGGTCGTGGCGGCTCAACGAGCGTCACTACGGTGCCCTGCAGGGCAAGAACAAGAAGCAGACCCTGGACGAGTACGGCGAGGAGCAGTTCATGCTCTGGCGCCGCTCGTACGACACCCCACCCCCGCCGATCGCGGACGACGACGAGTGGTCGCAGGTCGGCGACCCGAGGTACGCGCTGCTGCCGACCGAGCTGATGCCGCGTACGGAGTGCCTCAAGGACGTCGTCGAGCGGATGCTGCCGTACTGGTACGACTCGATCGTGCCGGACATCCTGGCCGGCCGGACGGTGCTGGTGGCCGCGCACGGCAACTCGCTGCGGGCGCTGGTCAAGCACCTGGACCAGATCAGTGACGAGGCGATCGCGAAGCTCAACATCCCCACCGGGATCCCGCTGCGCTACGACCTGGACCCGCTGCTGCGTCCGCAGACGCTGGGCGGCACCTACCTCGACCCGGCGGCGGCCAAGGAGGCCGCAGCCGCGGTGGCCAATCAGGGCCGCTGA
- a CDS encoding MFS transporter codes for MRAMRGWFRDTTGGLPRTFWYLWTGTLINRLGSFVLVFLAIYLTQERGFSATQAGLVIGLWGVGGAVGTTAGGTLADRWGRRPTLLTAHLGAATIMLALGFARDLWTVAAGALLLGLFAEAARPAFGAMMIDVVPERDRLRAFSLNYWAINLGFALAAVLAGFAAQAGYLLLFVVNASTTLVTALIIFVKVKETRTVTVGMPRGAAPAGALRTILTDRVYLGFVTLNLLGALVFLQHISMLPIAMADSGLSPATYGSVIALNGVLIVAGQLFIPRLIRGRNRSHVLALSAVVMGAGFGLTAFANVAWFYGLTVLIWTIGEMLNSPSNATLIAELSPAELRGRYQGVFSLSWQLAGAAAPILGGLVREQAGNATLWLGCAVIGAVMAVGHLLSGPARERRALALRTAGAAPVLTVQSTAPQPAAPQAAEPVATTRR; via the coding sequence GTGCGCGCGATGCGGGGCTGGTTCCGGGACACCACAGGTGGTTTACCGCGGACCTTCTGGTACCTCTGGACCGGCACGCTGATCAACCGGCTCGGCTCGTTCGTCCTCGTCTTCCTCGCCATCTACCTGACCCAGGAACGCGGCTTCTCCGCCACCCAGGCCGGCCTGGTGATCGGTCTGTGGGGAGTGGGCGGCGCGGTCGGCACCACCGCCGGCGGTACGCTGGCCGATCGCTGGGGGCGGCGACCGACCCTGCTCACCGCCCACCTCGGCGCGGCGACCATCATGCTCGCCCTGGGCTTCGCCCGAGACCTGTGGACGGTCGCGGCGGGCGCGCTGCTGCTCGGGCTCTTCGCCGAGGCGGCCCGCCCGGCCTTCGGCGCCATGATGATCGACGTAGTGCCGGAGCGGGACCGGCTGCGCGCCTTCTCGCTCAACTACTGGGCGATCAACCTCGGCTTCGCCTTGGCCGCCGTGCTCGCCGGCTTCGCCGCGCAGGCCGGCTACCTGCTGCTCTTCGTGGTCAACGCATCCACCACGTTGGTCACCGCACTGATCATCTTCGTAAAGGTGAAGGAAACCCGGACCGTCACCGTCGGCATGCCCCGTGGTGCCGCACCGGCCGGGGCGCTGCGCACCATCCTGACCGACCGGGTGTACCTCGGGTTCGTCACGCTGAACCTCCTCGGCGCGCTGGTCTTCCTCCAGCACATCTCGATGCTGCCGATCGCGATGGCCGACTCGGGGCTGAGCCCCGCCACGTACGGATCGGTGATCGCGCTCAACGGCGTGCTGATCGTCGCCGGCCAGCTCTTCATCCCTCGGCTGATCCGGGGCCGCAACCGGTCGCACGTGCTCGCCCTGTCCGCGGTGGTGATGGGGGCCGGCTTCGGGTTGACCGCGTTCGCCAACGTCGCCTGGTTCTACGGGCTCACGGTGCTGATCTGGACGATCGGCGAGATGCTCAACTCGCCGTCCAACGCCACCCTCATCGCCGAGCTCTCCCCCGCCGAGTTGCGCGGTCGCTACCAGGGCGTCTTCTCGCTCTCCTGGCAGTTGGCCGGTGCCGCCGCGCCGATCCTCGGCGGCCTGGTGCGCGAGCAGGCCGGCAACGCCACGCTCTGGCTCGGCTGCGCGGTCATCGGCGCGGTGATGGCCGTGGGCCACCTGCTCTCCGGACCGGCCCGGGAGCGACGCGCTCTCGCGCTGCGTACCGCCGGTGCCGCGCCGGTGCTGACGGTCCAGTCGACCGCGCCGCAGCCGGCCGCACCCCAGGCGGCCGAGCCGGTGGCGACCACCCGCCGGTGA
- a CDS encoding MFS transporter, with amino-acid sequence MSEQIEEVGVRVTDRHDRPAAGALRRWFADTAGGLPATFWYLWAGLLINRAGAFAMLFLSLYLTAARGASESLAGVVVGAYGAGGAAGVLFGGVLADRWGRRSTLVAAHLVTAALMVALAFSQHLGVIAALALLVGVTHSMPSPAFVAAIVDVVPEQRRSRAFNLQFWAFNLGMAVASLLAGLLAEASYVALFLVDAAATLATAVLIAWKVPETLPLGRATRRPARGPAPTPAHGPAPGGPAAPAAGNRRSRRPGLHTALTDRHFLAFVGLTFILAVLTMQASTIMPLAMRADGLGPSAYGMVVALGGVLIVLGQLFVPRLIDRHRKAHVLAVSTALLAAGFGVLAAADNLAFYLGACVVWTVGSMLAAPPNAQINADLAPPALRARYQSVFYLAFPAASFVAPTLGGFSLQQWGDGHWLLVGGLGLLAAGGHLLAGPPRERRVAALRRQAPPVAAPPVETSPVEGAAIRS; translated from the coding sequence GTGTCCGAACAGATTGAGGAGGTCGGGGTGCGGGTCACCGACCGGCACGACCGCCCAGCGGCCGGCGCGCTGCGCCGCTGGTTCGCCGACACCGCCGGCGGGTTGCCGGCGACCTTCTGGTACCTCTGGGCCGGCCTGTTGATCAATCGGGCCGGGGCGTTCGCGATGCTCTTCCTGTCGCTCTATCTGACCGCCGCCCGCGGCGCCAGCGAATCGCTGGCCGGCGTGGTGGTCGGCGCCTACGGCGCGGGTGGGGCGGCCGGGGTGCTGTTCGGTGGCGTCCTGGCCGACCGGTGGGGGCGACGGTCGACACTGGTGGCGGCGCACCTGGTCACCGCCGCCCTGATGGTCGCGCTGGCGTTCAGCCAGCACCTCGGCGTGATCGCCGCGCTCGCCCTGCTGGTCGGCGTCACCCACTCGATGCCGAGCCCCGCCTTCGTCGCGGCGATCGTCGACGTGGTGCCGGAGCAGCGCCGGTCGCGCGCGTTCAACCTCCAGTTCTGGGCGTTCAACCTCGGCATGGCGGTGGCCTCGCTGCTGGCCGGCCTGCTGGCCGAGGCGAGCTACGTCGCGCTGTTCCTGGTGGACGCCGCCGCCACGCTCGCCACCGCCGTACTGATCGCCTGGAAGGTCCCCGAGACCCTGCCCCTCGGCCGGGCGACACGCCGTCCGGCACGTGGCCCCGCGCCCACTCCGGCGCATGGTCCGGCACCCGGTGGTCCGGCCGCGCCGGCCGCCGGCAACCGCCGATCGCGCCGACCGGGCCTGCACACCGCGCTGACCGACCGGCACTTCCTGGCCTTCGTCGGGCTGACCTTCATCCTGGCCGTACTGACCATGCAGGCTTCGACGATCATGCCGCTGGCGATGCGCGCGGACGGCCTGGGGCCCTCGGCGTACGGCATGGTGGTGGCGCTGGGCGGCGTGCTGATCGTGCTGGGGCAGCTGTTCGTACCCCGGCTCATCGACCGGCACCGCAAGGCACACGTGCTGGCCGTCTCGACGGCGCTGCTCGCCGCCGGCTTCGGTGTGCTCGCCGCCGCCGACAACCTCGCGTTCTACCTGGGCGCCTGCGTGGTCTGGACGGTCGGCTCGATGCTGGCCGCGCCGCCGAACGCGCAGATCAACGCGGACCTGGCGCCACCCGCCCTGCGAGCCCGTTACCAGTCGGTGTTCTACCTGGCCTTCCCGGCGGCGTCGTTCGTGGCGCCGACGCTCGGCGGGTTCAGCCTGCAGCAGTGGGGCGACGGGCACTGGCTACTCGTCGGCGGGCTGGGACTGCTGGCCGCCGGCGGTCACCTGCTCGCCGGGCCGCCGAGGGAACGGCGCGTGGCCGCCCTGCGCCGCCAGGCGCCACCGGTCGCGGCGCCACCGGTCGAGACGTCGCCGGTCGAGGGGGCGGCCATCCGCTCATGA
- a CDS encoding YbjN domain-containing protein: MSELGALIESYCAERELVCEPTGPGSYAVTLPGTHKLKTICNLIVGEHALRIEAFVMRQPDERREELWAWLLQRNAKMYAVSFSVDAVGDVYLTGRVNPAGVDADELDRLLGAVLTYADESFDTMLEIGFGGSIRREWEWRIKRGESTANLAAFAHLFEPSDDAGAAPPAAGGSDRS, translated from the coding sequence ATGAGTGAGCTTGGGGCCCTGATCGAGTCGTACTGCGCGGAGCGGGAACTCGTCTGCGAGCCCACCGGCCCCGGGTCGTACGCGGTGACCCTGCCCGGGACGCACAAGCTCAAGACGATCTGCAACCTGATCGTCGGTGAGCACGCCCTGCGGATCGAGGCGTTCGTGATGCGCCAGCCGGACGAGCGCCGCGAGGAGCTCTGGGCCTGGCTGCTGCAGCGCAACGCGAAGATGTACGCGGTGTCCTTCTCCGTCGACGCGGTCGGCGACGTCTACCTCACCGGTCGGGTCAACCCCGCCGGTGTCGACGCCGACGAACTGGATCGGCTGCTGGGCGCGGTGCTGACCTACGCCGACGAGTCCTTCGACACGATGTTGGAGATCGGCTTCGGCGGCTCGATCCGGCGTGAGTGGGAGTGGCGGATCAAGCGGGGCGAGTCGACGGCCAACCTGGCAGCCTTCGCGCACCTCTTCGAGCCCTCGGACGATGCGGGGGCGGCTCCGCCGGCCGCCGGAGGTTCGGACCGCTCCTGA
- the mshA gene encoding D-inositol-3-phosphate glycosyltransferase: MAEKHTGVGRQRGSLPWPRPRRIATLSVHTSPLHQPGTGDAGGMNVYILEVSRRLAEANVEVEIFTRATSGDLPPVVEVAPGVHVRHVMAGPLEGLTKEELPGQLCAFTAGVLRAEAARPPGHYDLISSHYWLSGQVGWLAKDRWGVPLVHTAHTLAKVKNAQLAAGDRPEPKARVIGEEQVVAEADRLVANTRVEARDLIGRYDADPARVAVVEPGVDLDRFRPAPGGGVAAARARLGLPTRGHLVAFVGRIQPLKAPDVLVRAIAALGERDPELAREVAVVICGGPSGSGLDRPTALIELAASLGVTDRVHFLSPRTGADLPLLYQAADLVAVPSYNESFGLVALEAQACGTPVVAAAVGGLVTAVRDQVSGVLVRGHDPVDWARTLARLLPDRARRAELSVGAARHARNFSWHRTATGLLTVYGEAIAAHRARLAAELAGSGSW; encoded by the coding sequence GTGGCGGAGAAGCACACCGGTGTCGGTCGTCAGCGGGGTTCCCTGCCGTGGCCGCGGCCCCGGCGGATCGCGACCCTCTCGGTGCACACGTCACCACTGCACCAGCCGGGCACCGGCGACGCGGGTGGCATGAACGTCTACATCCTGGAGGTCTCCCGGCGGCTGGCCGAGGCGAACGTCGAGGTCGAGATCTTCACCCGGGCGACCTCGGGCGACCTGCCACCGGTGGTGGAGGTCGCGCCCGGAGTGCACGTCCGGCACGTGATGGCGGGCCCGCTGGAGGGCCTGACCAAGGAGGAACTACCCGGACAGCTCTGCGCGTTCACCGCCGGCGTGCTGCGCGCCGAGGCGGCCCGCCCGCCGGGGCACTACGACCTCATCAGCTCCCACTACTGGCTCTCCGGCCAGGTCGGCTGGCTGGCCAAGGACCGCTGGGGGGTGCCGCTGGTGCACACCGCGCACACCCTGGCCAAGGTCAAGAACGCGCAGCTCGCCGCCGGGGACCGGCCAGAGCCCAAGGCCCGGGTGATCGGCGAGGAGCAGGTGGTCGCGGAGGCGGACCGGCTGGTCGCGAACACCCGGGTCGAGGCGCGGGATCTGATCGGCCGGTACGATGCCGACCCGGCCCGGGTCGCCGTGGTGGAGCCCGGCGTCGACCTGGACCGGTTCCGCCCGGCACCCGGCGGTGGGGTCGCCGCCGCCCGCGCACGGCTGGGTCTGCCGACCCGCGGTCACCTGGTGGCCTTCGTCGGGCGGATCCAGCCGCTGAAGGCTCCGGACGTGCTGGTCCGTGCGATCGCCGCCCTGGGTGAGCGGGATCCCGAGCTGGCCCGCGAGGTCGCGGTGGTGATCTGCGGCGGCCCGAGCGGCAGCGGGCTCGACCGGCCCACCGCCCTGATCGAGCTGGCCGCCTCGCTCGGCGTCACCGACCGGGTGCACTTCCTGTCGCCCCGGACCGGCGCGGACCTGCCCCTGCTGTACCAGGCCGCCGACCTGGTCGCGGTGCCGTCGTACAACGAGTCCTTCGGCCTGGTCGCACTGGAGGCCCAGGCCTGCGGTACGCCCGTGGTGGCCGCCGCCGTGGGCGGCCTGGTCACCGCGGTACGGGACCAGGTCAGCGGTGTGCTGGTACGCGGTCACGACCCCGTCGACTGGGCGCGTACGCTCGCCCGCCTGCTCCCCGACCGGGCCCGCCGGGCGGAGTTGTCCGTCGGTGCCGCCCGGCACGCCCGCAACTTCTCCTGGCACCGCACGGCCACCGGCCTGCTCACCGTCTACGGCGAGGCGATCGCGGCCCATCGGGCCCGCCTCGCCGCCGAGCTGGCCGGCTCCGGTAGCTGGTGA
- a CDS encoding SDR family oxidoreductase, which translates to MSRVAIVTGASSGIGAATARRLADEGFHVLAAARRTDRLAGLVAEITAAGGAATAVACDVTSDESVAGLARAAQQAGGPVTLLVNNAGGARGLDPVESGAVGDWQWMYDVNVLGTLRVTQTLLPALETSGAGTVVIVSSTAGFTVYEGGGGYAAAKHAQTAIAGTLRLELCGRPVRVIEIDPGMVKTDEFSLVRFGGNADRAEAVYAGVAEPLLAEDVADCIAWCATRPQHVNVDRLVVRPLAQAAQHKVHRAG; encoded by the coding sequence ATGAGTCGTGTCGCCATCGTCACCGGAGCATCCAGCGGGATAGGCGCCGCCACCGCGCGGCGGCTCGCCGACGAGGGATTCCACGTGCTGGCCGCCGCGCGGCGTACCGACCGGCTGGCCGGGCTGGTCGCCGAGATCACCGCCGCCGGTGGCGCCGCCACCGCCGTGGCCTGCGACGTCACCTCCGACGAGTCGGTGGCCGGCCTGGCGCGGGCCGCGCAACAGGCCGGCGGGCCGGTGACCCTGCTGGTCAACAACGCGGGCGGGGCACGTGGGCTGGATCCGGTGGAGTCCGGCGCGGTCGGCGACTGGCAGTGGATGTACGACGTCAACGTCCTCGGCACGCTGCGGGTCACCCAGACGCTGCTGCCGGCGCTGGAGACCTCCGGAGCCGGCACCGTCGTCATCGTCTCGTCGACCGCCGGCTTCACGGTGTACGAGGGCGGGGGCGGCTACGCCGCGGCGAAGCACGCGCAGACCGCGATCGCCGGCACGTTGCGGCTGGAGCTGTGCGGACGCCCGGTCCGGGTGATCGAGATCGATCCGGGCATGGTGAAGACCGACGAGTTCTCGCTGGTCCGCTTCGGCGGGAACGCCGATCGGGCGGAGGCCGTCTACGCCGGAGTCGCCGAGCCGCTGCTGGCCGAGGACGTCGCCGACTGCATCGCCTGGTGCGCCACCCGGCCGCAGCACGTCAACGTGGACCGCCTCGTGGTCCGCCCGCTGGCTCAGGCCGCCCAGCACAAGGTGCATCGGGCGGGCTGA